Proteins encoded by one window of Marixanthomonas sp. SCSIO 43207:
- a CDS encoding DUF2461 domain-containing protein, with protein sequence MDFKTMYQFLRKLQKNNSKEWMDEHRSEYHSIRDNYIEWLNEMDIQLAAIDPDYTPTPGKKAINRINNNLMFHPNKPIYKDHFGAGLDQESKQGDFYIHLGVNESFIGGGYWHPSSKLLKSIRAAIDYNGEDLKQIVNKKSFKNRFGDMIVDNPLKTAPKGYSQNHEHIDLLRRRSFAVSCPLTEKEVIASNFKEYVVTIYKEMLPFRRYLNQAVTV encoded by the coding sequence ATGGATTTTAAAACGATGTATCAATTTCTTCGGAAACTTCAAAAAAACAATTCAAAAGAATGGATGGACGAACATAGAAGCGAGTATCATTCAATAAGAGATAATTACATTGAATGGTTGAATGAAATGGATATTCAGCTAGCTGCAATTGATCCAGATTATACTCCTACACCAGGAAAAAAAGCTATAAACCGAATAAATAATAATTTAATGTTTCATCCCAATAAGCCCATCTACAAAGATCATTTTGGTGCCGGTCTTGATCAAGAAAGCAAACAAGGCGATTTTTATATCCATTTAGGAGTTAATGAATCGTTTATTGGCGGTGGCTATTGGCATCCTTCTTCCAAGTTATTAAAAAGTATACGTGCTGCTATTGATTATAATGGAGAAGATCTTAAACAGATTGTAAATAAAAAGAGTTTTAAAAATAGGTTTGGTGACATGATTGTCGATAATCCCCTTAAAACAGCACCGAAGGGCTATTCACAAAATCATGAACATATAGATCTTTTAAGGAGAAGATCTTTTGCAGTTTCCTGTCCTTTGACTGAAAAAGAGGTGATTGCCTCAAACTTTAAAGAATATGTTGTCACTATATATAAAGAGATGTTGCCCTTTAGACGGTACTTAAATCAAGCCGTCACGGTTTAA
- a CDS encoding 3-deoxy-D-manno-octulosonic acid transferase, with protein MKNTITSEDKTIWFHCASLGEFEQGVPIIEATKKLFPKHKIVISFFSPSGYEIKKNTELAHLVVYLPLDTKPNAQKFVEAIHPSLVLFVKYEFWPNYLFELKNKNIPTLLISGLFRKEQVFFKSHGGFMRKALQNFNHIFVQDSTSEQLLNSIGIHNVSVSGDTRFDRVSHQIELDNTLSFISEFKENSICIVCGSTWPEDESTLLKYINEAPKHVKFVIAPHNIDSTKIANFRKKINQDSVVYSEKEGKDLTLYQVFIIDTIGLLTKIYNYADIAYVGGAMGKTGLHNILEPATFGVPIVIGKNFDGFPEAKRLQQLAGLFSVSDEIECVQILDKLVSNKAFREKTGMIAGHFVNSNTGATATTMSYIERLNRDGLI; from the coding sequence TTGAAAAATACAATCACTTCTGAAGATAAAACCATCTGGTTTCATTGCGCTTCTTTAGGCGAATTTGAACAAGGTGTTCCTATTATTGAAGCTACAAAAAAGCTTTTTCCGAAGCATAAAATAGTAATTTCCTTTTTTTCACCTTCGGGTTATGAAATAAAGAAAAACACAGAGCTAGCGCACCTTGTAGTATATTTGCCATTAGACACAAAACCCAATGCTCAAAAATTTGTTGAAGCCATACACCCTTCACTCGTACTATTTGTAAAGTATGAATTTTGGCCCAATTATTTATTTGAGCTAAAAAACAAAAATATTCCTACGCTATTAATTTCAGGTTTATTTAGGAAAGAACAAGTATTTTTTAAGAGTCACGGTGGTTTTATGCGAAAGGCATTGCAAAACTTCAATCACATCTTTGTTCAAGATAGTACTTCAGAACAGCTACTTAACTCTATTGGCATTCATAATGTAAGCGTAAGTGGCGACACACGATTTGATAGGGTTTCGCACCAAATTGAGCTGGATAATACATTGAGTTTTATTTCAGAATTTAAAGAAAACTCTATCTGTATTGTTTGCGGAAGTACCTGGCCAGAAGACGAGAGCACCCTACTGAAATATATAAATGAAGCACCTAAACACGTAAAATTTGTTATCGCTCCGCATAATATTGATAGTACAAAGATTGCTAATTTCAGAAAAAAAATAAATCAAGACTCGGTAGTATATTCAGAAAAGGAAGGTAAGGATTTGACCTTGTATCAAGTATTTATAATTGATACGATAGGTTTACTTACCAAAATTTATAATTATGCAGATATTGCTTATGTGGGCGGTGCTATGGGCAAAACCGGGCTGCACAACATTCTAGAACCGGCAACTTTTGGAGTTCCTATAGTAATTGGGAAAAATTTTGACGGCTTCCCCGAGGCAAAACGGTTGCAGCAGTTGGCGGGCTTATTTTCTGTAAGTGATGAAATAGAGTGTGTTCAAATACTTGATAAATTGGTTTCAAACAAAGCTTTCAGAGAAAAAACCGGTATGATAGCCGGACATTTTGTGAATAGCAACACCGGCGCAACGGCTACAACGATGTCATACATAGAGCGATTAAACCGTGACGGCTTGATTTAA